In Anser cygnoides isolate HZ-2024a breed goose chromosome 14, Taihu_goose_T2T_genome, whole genome shotgun sequence, one genomic interval encodes:
- the C14H5orf15 gene encoding keratinocyte-associated transmembrane protein 2: MRGAAATSVGVPGKMAAAVGRSAPAGSALCLLLLCGSALAARGPDGSDPVGAETVQNVSSRNVNETLSSSQNLTDTLQSIAPTKKAASPTTAKINSVTAVKPSTAKGDSPSNELSPAVTASPPPAQVEVDASEDTKIEEEDLLTDLKDTLNSSPPIEKEPLESDGGDDYGPYEMTSNSRYNPDLLEMPEDEDSDTISNYNEEIKSLDEKIKDVSVTGLEEEDDSHFFFHLVVVAFLVAVVYVTYHNKRKIFLLVQSRRWRDGLCSRTVEYHRLDQNVNEAMPSLKITNDYVF; this comes from the exons atgcgcggtgccGCCGCCACGTCCGTGGGGGTGCCCGGGAAGATGGCGGCCGCCGTCGGGAGGAGCGCCCCGGCGGGCAGCgccctgtgcctgctgctgctctgcggCTCGGCCCTGGCCGCCCGCGGCCCGGACGGCTCCG ATCCTGTGGGAGCGGAAACGgttcaaaatgtttcttctaGAAATGTGAATGAAACGCTAAGTAGCTCCCAGAATTTGACAGACACCTTGCAGAGTATAGCCCCAACAAAAAAAGCGGCAAGCCCAACAACAGCTAAAATCAATTCTGTGACGGCAGTGAAACCATCCACAGCAAAAGGTGATTCTCCATCGAACGAGCTCTCTCCTGCCGTGACTGCTAGTCCTCCACCTGCCCAGGTGGAGGTTGATGCTTCTGAAGATACTAAAATTGAGGAAGAGGATCTTCTGACCGATTTGAAAGACACACTAAATAGTTCACCACCCATAGAAAAAGAACCTCTGGAGTCAGATGGAGGAGATGACTATGGTCCTTATGAAATGACATCGAATTCCAGGTACAACCCAGACCTCCTTGAGATGCCAGAAGATGAGGACTCTGACACCATTAGTAATTACAATGAGGAAATCAAGTCCCTTGATGAGAAGATAAAAGATGTTTCTGTCACAGGGTTGGAAGAAGAAGATGACAGCCACTTCTTTTTTCATCTGGTTGTAGTTGCCTTCTTAGTAGCTGTTGTTTATGTCACCTATCACAATAAGAGGAAG atcttCTTGTTGGTCCAGAGCCGACGATGGAGGGACGGCCTATGCTCCAGAACAGTAGAATATCACCGTTTAGATCAAAACGTTAATGAAGCAATGCCTTCCCTGAAAATAACTAATGACTAcgtattttaa